From Coregonus clupeaformis isolate EN_2021a unplaced genomic scaffold, ASM2061545v1 scaf0015, whole genome shotgun sequence, one genomic window encodes:
- the LOC121558035 gene encoding glyoxalase domain-containing protein 5-like, protein MALRTLGFHLGRFQGIYRQLQTPSCGLPVFGVRGLPVVGVGRRKSSGPVQVSHLDHLVLTVKSVPDTCTFYSSVLGMEVITFKGDRKALCFGQQKLNLHQVGQEFEPKALRPTSGSADLCLITATPLDAVATHLKACGVEIEEGPVERSGAVGPITSLYFRDPDHNLIEVSNYHRPTETQTTT, encoded by the exons ATGGCGCTCCGGACTTTAGGTTTTCACTTGGGGCGTTTTCAAGGGATTTACCGCCAG CTACAGACCCCGTCCTGTGGGCTTCCTGTGTTCGGGGTGCGGGGGCTGCctgtggtgggggtggggaggCGTAAGAGCTCCGGCCCTGTACAGGTGAGTCACCTGGACCACCTGGTGTTGACCGTGAAGAGTGTTCCAGACACCTGCACCTTCTACTCCTCTGTCCTGGGCATGGAGGTCATCACCTTTAAG GGTGACCGTAAGGCGCTGTGTTTTGGGCAGCAGAAGTTGAACCTGCACCAGGTGGGTCAGGAGTTTGAACCCAAGGCTCTGAGACCCACTTCAGGATCAGCTGACCTCTGTCTCATCACCGCCACCCCCCTGGATGCTGTAGCTACACACCTaaag GCGTGTGGTGTTGAGATAGAGGAGGGTCCGGTGGAGAGGAGTGGAGCGGTGGGCCCCATCACCTCTCTCTACTTCAGAGACCCAGACCACAACCTGATAGAGGTCTCCAACTACCACAGACCAACGGAGACCCAGACCACAACCTGA